One part of the Quercus lobata isolate SW786 chromosome 7, ValleyOak3.0 Primary Assembly, whole genome shotgun sequence genome encodes these proteins:
- the LOC115951597 gene encoding uncharacterized protein LOC115951597 yields the protein MVQSNDFSLTAKKKIGFVNGKISKPDLDSPLYEDWESGNTMMLSWMINSMHVDVSNSIMYCETAREMWIELQNLFSQRNGSKIYNLQREISHISQNQMLVTEYYTKFKRLWDQLLNYEPLPECSCGTIKLLSASHNKAYVMRFLMGLNENFKTLRSQILMHDHYVSSLSKRILRARLDAIAEYLVTSFKNQ from the exons ATGGTCCAAAGCAATGATTTTTCCCTTACTGCGAAGAAGAAAATTGGTTTTGTTAATGGAAAGATCTCAAAGCCAGATTTGGATTCGCCTTTGTATGAAGATTGGGAGAGCGGTAACACTATGATGCTTTCTTGGATGATCAATTCTATGCACGTAGATGTGTCCAACAGCATTATGTACTGTGAAACAGCAAGGGAGATGTGGATTGAATTGCAAAATCTATTTTCACAAAGGAATGGTTCCAAGATTTACAATTTACAAAGAGAAATTTCGCATATTTCTCAAAACCAAATGTTAGTGACAGAATATTACACCAAATTTAAGAGGCTTTGGGATCAATTGCTTAATTACGAGCCACTTCCTGAGTGTTCTTGTGGTACTATAAAGTTGTTAAGTGCTTCACATAACAAAGCCTATGTCATGAGGTTTCTGATGGGATTAAATGAGAATTTTAAGACTCTTCGTAGTCAAATTCTCATGCATGATCACTACGTTTCATCATTATCCAAACGGATACTTAGAgcccgtttg GATGCTATAGCAGAGTATTTGGTAACAAGCTTCAAGAATCAGTAA